A genomic segment from Luteibacter aegosomatis encodes:
- a CDS encoding organic hydroperoxide resistance protein, protein MAQIEKVLYTGKTRTTGGRDGKASSSDGRLDIALSSPGSSGAGTNPEQLFAAGWSACFIGAMGLAARERQLALPAGTAVDAEVDLGTGDNGYALQARLTVSLPELDRDVARAIVEQAHRTCPYSKATRGNIDAQIALA, encoded by the coding sequence ATGGCCCAGATCGAAAAGGTTCTCTACACCGGCAAGACCCGCACGACGGGAGGCCGCGACGGCAAGGCAAGCAGTTCGGACGGCCGTCTGGACATCGCCCTCTCCTCGCCGGGCTCCAGCGGCGCGGGCACCAATCCCGAACAGCTCTTCGCCGCCGGCTGGTCCGCCTGCTTCATCGGCGCGATGGGCCTGGCGGCCCGCGAACGCCAGTTGGCCCTGCCGGCCGGCACGGCGGTGGACGCCGAAGTGGACCTCGGCACCGGCGACAACGGCTACGCCCTGCAGGCCCGGCTCACCGTCAGCCTCCCCGAGCTCGACCGCGACGTGGCCCGGGCCATCGTCGAGCAGGCCCACCGCACCTGCCCGTACTCGAAGGCCACCCGCGGAAACATCGACGCGCAGATCGCCCTCGCCTGA
- a CDS encoding redoxin family protein — MPSLRICITLLALFIALIASWPSPRGAEAVASSENAVPAPEFAGIDRWFNSPPLTMKGLRGKVVLVEFWTHGCINCLHVLPHTKALYERYGKDGLVVVGVHTPEYEEERDPVRVAAAIRKLGIDWPVAVDNGQHTWDAFGNRFWPALYLIDRDGRIVYRHVGEGNYDETEAHVRALLERG; from the coding sequence ATGCCCTCCCTACGTATCTGCATCACCCTACTGGCGCTGTTCATCGCGCTGATCGCGTCCTGGCCGTCACCGCGTGGCGCCGAAGCCGTCGCCTCGTCCGAGAACGCCGTCCCCGCCCCCGAATTCGCCGGCATCGACCGCTGGTTCAACTCGCCGCCCCTCACCATGAAAGGCTTGCGCGGCAAGGTGGTGCTGGTGGAGTTCTGGACGCACGGCTGCATCAACTGCCTCCACGTGCTGCCCCACACGAAGGCGCTCTACGAACGCTACGGAAAGGACGGCCTGGTCGTGGTCGGCGTGCATACTCCCGAATACGAGGAAGAGCGCGATCCCGTGCGCGTCGCCGCCGCCATCCGCAAGCTCGGCATCGACTGGCCGGTGGCCGTGGATAACGGCCAGCACACCTGGGACGCGTTCGGGAACCGCTTCTGGCCGGCGCTTTACCTCATCGATCGCGACGGCCGCATTGTCTATCGGCACGTGGGCGAGGGAAACTACGACGAGACCGAGGCGCACGTGCGCGCACTGCTGGAAAGGGGCTAA
- a CDS encoding thymidylate kinase, with the protein MAPLIAIIGTDGSGKSTVGDHIARWITRYGPAGRVHLGKQSGNVLRALGRLPLIGGVTERLIERKVKDVNKQIKADRQPKLLPALVISLFTLRRKRRFKRMLALRRQGLIVVTDRFPQVEVPGAYDGPGFPETSTGSPLVVRLARHEHAAFAWMASHRPDLVLRLNVDLDTACRRKPDHRREALARKIAVTPLLTFSGARIVDIDAAQPLAQVLAQAEAAIAAVMEERGYVAR; encoded by the coding sequence TTGGCTCCACTGATCGCCATCATCGGTACCGACGGGTCCGGAAAATCGACCGTCGGCGACCACATCGCCCGCTGGATCACCCGTTACGGGCCCGCGGGTCGAGTCCATCTGGGCAAGCAATCGGGCAACGTCCTCCGCGCGCTGGGGCGGCTGCCGTTGATCGGCGGTGTCACCGAGCGCCTCATCGAACGCAAGGTCAAGGACGTCAACAAGCAGATCAAGGCCGACCGGCAACCCAAGCTGCTGCCCGCGCTGGTCATCAGCCTGTTCACCCTGCGCCGCAAGCGCCGCTTCAAACGCATGCTGGCGCTGCGTCGGCAAGGCCTCATCGTCGTCACCGACCGCTTTCCCCAGGTGGAGGTCCCGGGGGCCTATGACGGTCCCGGTTTTCCCGAGACCTCGACGGGGTCGCCGCTCGTGGTCCGTCTCGCCAGGCACGAGCACGCCGCGTTCGCCTGGATGGCCAGCCATCGTCCCGACCTGGTCTTGCGCCTCAACGTCGATCTCGACACCGCGTGCCGGCGCAAGCCCGATCATCGCCGCGAGGCGCTTGCGCGAAAGATCGCGGTCACGCCCTTGCTGACGTTCAGCGGCGCGCGCATCGTCGATATCGACGCCGCCCAGCCGCTGGCGCAGGTACTCGCCCAGGCCGAAGCGGCGATCGCCGCGGTCATGGAAGAGCGCGGCTACGTCGCACGCTGA
- a CDS encoding aspartyl/asparaginyl beta-hydroxylase domain-containing protein, whose protein sequence is MNTSVSTTPQAPLWRRLLIRGGKHFLRWSGRFQDRHSLAPTTPVIGNEQFAWVPQLESAWPRIRAELDHLLEHPEDIPAFHQISPDQKRISKGDNWKTFGFYVYGKRVDENCALCPETAAVLDALPGMRSAMFSILQPRYRIAPHKGPTKAVIRAHLGLKVPADRDNVWIRVDDQILHWDEGKVVLFDDSYEHEVHNDTDELRAVLFIDIDRPMDRIGTAFNRLIFWLIQASPYVRQPIRNLAKWNRDRGR, encoded by the coding sequence GTGAACACCTCCGTTTCCACCACACCGCAAGCACCGCTATGGCGCCGCCTGCTGATCCGGGGCGGCAAGCACTTCCTTCGCTGGAGCGGCCGTTTCCAGGACAGGCACTCGCTGGCGCCCACCACGCCGGTGATCGGCAACGAGCAGTTCGCCTGGGTGCCGCAGCTGGAAAGCGCCTGGCCGCGGATCCGGGCCGAACTCGACCACCTGCTCGAACACCCCGAGGACATCCCCGCCTTCCACCAGATCTCGCCCGACCAGAAACGCATCTCCAAGGGCGACAACTGGAAGACGTTCGGCTTCTACGTCTACGGCAAGCGAGTGGACGAGAACTGCGCACTCTGCCCGGAGACGGCCGCGGTGCTCGACGCGCTGCCGGGCATGCGCAGCGCGATGTTCTCGATCCTCCAGCCTCGCTATCGCATCGCCCCGCACAAGGGCCCGACCAAGGCCGTGATCCGCGCGCACCTGGGCCTGAAGGTACCGGCCGACCGGGACAACGTCTGGATCCGCGTGGACGACCAGATCCTGCACTGGGACGAGGGCAAGGTCGTGCTTTTCGACGACAGCTACGAGCACGAGGTCCACAACGACACCGACGAGCTCCGGGCCGTGCTGTTCATCGACATCGATCGGCCGATGGACCGGATCGGAACGGCCTTCAATCGATTGATTTTCTGGTTGATCCAGGCGAGTCCCTACGTGAGGCAACCCATCCGGAACCTCGCCAAGTGGAACCGGGACCGAGGTCGCTGA
- a CDS encoding response regulator, whose protein sequence is MEHIDHILVVDDDHGIRTGVVDYLRKNGLRATAAAEGREMMAQLDTSAFDLIVLDVMMPGDDGLVLCRNLRSGKHRAIPVLLLTARDDETDRIIGLEMGADDYLTKPFSPRELLARIKAVIRRTRMLPPNLRITETSDILSFGRWRLDTTARHLLDEDGTVVALSGAEFRLLRVFLDHPQRILSRDQLLNLTQGRDAELFDRSIDLMVSRLRQRLQDDAKEQAYIKTVRSEGYVFSMPVSVNGDAP, encoded by the coding sequence TTGGAACACATCGACCACATCCTCGTCGTCGACGACGACCACGGCATCCGCACCGGCGTCGTCGACTACCTGCGCAAGAACGGCCTGCGCGCCACCGCCGCGGCGGAGGGGCGCGAGATGATGGCCCAGCTCGACACCTCGGCCTTCGACCTGATCGTGCTCGACGTGATGATGCCCGGCGACGACGGCCTGGTGCTGTGCCGCAACCTGCGCAGCGGCAAGCATCGCGCCATCCCCGTCCTGCTCCTCACCGCGCGCGACGACGAGACCGACCGCATCATCGGATTGGAAATGGGCGCGGACGATTACCTCACCAAGCCGTTCTCCCCGCGCGAATTGCTGGCGCGCATCAAGGCGGTGATCCGCCGCACGCGCATGCTGCCACCGAACCTGCGCATCACGGAAACCAGCGACATCCTCTCCTTCGGCCGTTGGCGCCTGGATACCACGGCACGCCACCTGCTCGACGAAGACGGCACCGTGGTGGCGCTCAGCGGCGCGGAGTTCCGCCTGCTGCGGGTGTTCCTCGACCATCCGCAACGCATCCTCTCCCGCGACCAGTTGCTCAACCTCACCCAGGGGCGCGACGCCGAGCTGTTCGACCGCTCCATCGACCTCATGGTGAGCCGCCTGCGCCAGCGTCTCCAGGACGACGCGAAAGAGCAGGCGTACATCAAGACCGTGCGCAGCGAAGGGTACGTCTTCAGCATGCCGGTCAGCGTCAACGGCGACGCCCCGTGA
- a CDS encoding thymidylate kinase, with translation MVSFPPLSDGPRVLPVIALTGCDGSGKSTLASALVSRLGEKASAEQLYLGQSSGKIGDWIRELPLIGPPVGRYLGRKSDRVHDRPSEPPGAVTALAIYLLSRWRAHKYRHMLAMCRRGALVITDRYPQAEIPGFLFDGPELAKTQGGSWWVRWLRERELKLYRWMATGVPMLVIRLNVDEATAHARKPDHKLASLRKKIAALPHLTFNGARILDLDGRDDAAHVLDASLRAVHGALEATPA, from the coding sequence TTGGTTTCCTTCCCGCCCCTTTCCGACGGCCCGCGCGTGCTGCCCGTCATCGCCCTTACCGGGTGCGATGGCTCGGGCAAGTCGACGCTCGCCTCCGCGCTGGTCTCACGCCTGGGTGAGAAGGCGTCGGCCGAGCAGCTCTACCTCGGCCAGTCGTCGGGAAAGATCGGCGATTGGATCCGCGAACTGCCGCTGATCGGCCCGCCGGTGGGGCGTTACCTCGGGCGCAAGTCCGACCGCGTACACGACCGCCCCAGCGAGCCGCCGGGCGCGGTGACCGCCCTGGCGATCTACCTCCTGTCGCGTTGGCGTGCGCATAAGTACCGCCACATGCTGGCGATGTGCCGGCGCGGTGCGCTGGTGATCACCGACCGCTACCCGCAGGCCGAAATCCCCGGCTTCCTGTTCGACGGCCCTGAGCTTGCGAAGACGCAGGGCGGTTCCTGGTGGGTACGCTGGCTGCGCGAGCGCGAGCTGAAGCTTTACCGCTGGATGGCCACCGGCGTGCCGATGCTGGTGATCCGGCTCAATGTCGATGAGGCGACCGCCCACGCGCGCAAGCCCGACCATAAGCTCGCCTCGCTGCGAAAGAAGATCGCCGCACTGCCCCACCTCACCTTCAACGGCGCCCGCATCCTCGACCTCGACGGTCGCGACGATGCGGCCCACGTGCTCGATGCGTCGCTGCGCGCGGTGCACGGCGCCCTCGAGGCCACACCCGCATGA
- a CDS encoding alpha/beta fold hydrolase: protein MRKLLFLALTLGIATAAAAADAATPPGIRNVVIVPGAFVDGSGWRGVYDALTRKGYHVSVVQTRAENLADDVSQTDEVIRRQDGPVVLVGHSYGGAVITQAGERDTVKALVYVSAVVPDVGESLAKLVGSMPAAGDADDIQPTGDGHLYFNPAKFAKDFAADVPRSLTDFMAISQAPAAKAAFDATAPVAAWHDKPSWAVVSRKDRALNPDLERWMYKRAGSKVTEIEASHVVYVSQPAKVAAVIEDAATKAR, encoded by the coding sequence ATGCGCAAGCTTCTCTTTCTCGCCCTCACGCTCGGCATCGCCACGGCCGCGGCCGCCGCCGACGCCGCCACCCCTCCGGGCATCCGCAACGTGGTCATCGTGCCGGGCGCCTTCGTCGACGGTTCGGGCTGGCGCGGCGTGTACGACGCCCTCACCCGCAAGGGCTATCACGTGAGCGTGGTGCAGACCCGTGCGGAGAACCTCGCCGACGACGTGTCGCAGACCGACGAGGTCATCCGTCGTCAGGATGGCCCGGTCGTGCTGGTCGGTCACAGTTACGGCGGCGCGGTGATCACCCAGGCCGGCGAACGCGACACCGTGAAGGCGCTGGTCTACGTCTCCGCCGTCGTGCCCGACGTGGGCGAAAGCCTCGCGAAGCTGGTGGGTTCGATGCCCGCGGCCGGCGATGCGGACGACATCCAGCCCACCGGCGACGGCCACCTGTATTTCAATCCGGCCAAGTTCGCCAAGGACTTCGCCGCCGACGTACCCAGGAGCCTCACCGACTTCATGGCGATCTCGCAGGCACCCGCCGCCAAGGCGGCGTTCGACGCCACCGCGCCGGTGGCCGCGTGGCACGACAAGCCCTCGTGGGCCGTCGTGTCCAGGAAGGACCGCGCACTCAACCCGGATCTCGAGCGCTGGATGTACAAGCGCGCCGGTTCGAAGGTGACCGAGATCGAGGCCAGCCACGTCGTCTATGTCTCGCAACCCGCGAAGGTCGCCGCGGTGATCGAGGACGCTGCGACGAAGGCAAGGTAA